In Ferviditalea candida, a single genomic region encodes these proteins:
- the dut gene encoding dUTP diphosphatase, translating into MPGCEDIILPRQMSSLASGFDIHAAVAEPVALNPGERTLIPTGFALAIPQGLEAQVRPRSGLALKHGITALNSPGTIDADYRGEVKVLLINHGSEPFVIQRNERIAQMVFQVVPEILFEQVSELSETERGEGGFGHTGK; encoded by the coding sequence ATGCCGGGTTGCGAAGATATCATACTGCCGCGGCAGATGTCCTCATTGGCCAGCGGTTTTGACATTCACGCCGCGGTAGCGGAGCCCGTGGCGCTGAATCCGGGCGAGCGAACGCTGATTCCCACCGGATTCGCGCTCGCCATCCCGCAAGGATTGGAAGCTCAAGTCCGACCGCGCAGCGGACTGGCACTGAAGCACGGGATCACGGCGTTGAATTCGCCGGGAACGATTGACGCCGATTACCGAGGCGAGGTCAAAGTGCTCCTGATCAACCATGGCAGCGAACCGTTCGTCATTCAACGAAATGAGCGCATCGCCCAAATGGTCTTTCAAGTGGTTCCGGAAATTTTATTCGAACAGGTATCCGAGCTCTCCGAAACCGAACGGGGTGAGGGAGGCTTCGGCCATACCGGAAAATAG
- a CDS encoding aspartate-semialdehyde dehydrogenase has translation MQNQKLFNVAVVGATGAVGEQIIKLLEERNFPVNRLKLLASSKSAGLKLKFKGQDIIVEEATPESFKDVDIALFSAGGAISKELVPHAVRSGAVCIDNTNAFRMDPETPLIVPEVNMDKINEHKGIIANPNCSTIQMVAALKPLYDRYGIDRIIVSTYQAVSGAGSKAIAETMRQSKEILEGNDPEPQILPVGSLPVKHQIAFNAIPQIDKFEDNGFTLEEMKMIRETQKIMGDDSLKVTATCVRIPVVYGHSESVYVELKNDFEIEDVRSLLSDAPGVVVVDDPANQRYPLATDAAGKLDVFVGRIRKDLYNNRALNMWIVSDNLLKGAAWNAVQIAEYIAIQQ, from the coding sequence ATGCAGAATCAAAAATTGTTTAATGTTGCAGTTGTCGGAGCAACCGGAGCAGTAGGCGAACAAATTATCAAATTACTGGAAGAACGCAATTTTCCGGTGAATCGGCTGAAACTGTTGGCATCCTCCAAATCCGCCGGATTGAAACTGAAATTCAAGGGTCAGGATATTATCGTCGAGGAAGCGACACCAGAAAGCTTTAAGGATGTCGATATCGCCTTATTCAGCGCAGGCGGAGCGATCAGCAAGGAGCTGGTCCCCCACGCCGTCCGAAGCGGCGCGGTCTGTATCGACAATACCAATGCGTTTCGGATGGATCCGGAAACACCGTTGATCGTCCCTGAAGTCAACATGGATAAAATTAATGAACACAAAGGCATTATCGCCAATCCCAACTGTTCGACGATTCAGATGGTGGCGGCGCTGAAGCCGTTGTATGACCGTTACGGTATCGACAGGATTATCGTATCGACCTATCAAGCCGTCTCCGGTGCCGGATCAAAGGCGATTGCGGAAACGATGAGGCAGTCGAAGGAAATCCTCGAGGGCAATGATCCTGAGCCGCAGATTCTTCCTGTGGGCTCACTGCCGGTCAAACATCAAATCGCGTTCAATGCGATTCCGCAAATCGACAAATTTGAGGATAACGGGTTTACCTTGGAAGAAATGAAAATGATCAGGGAAACCCAAAAAATCATGGGCGACGACTCTTTGAAAGTAACGGCGACCTGTGTGCGGATTCCTGTCGTTTATGGCCACTCGGAATCCGTGTACGTTGAATTGAAAAACGATTTTGAGATTGAGGATGTCAGATCGCTGTTATCCGACGCGCCAGGAGTTGTGGTCGTCGACGATCCGGCAAATCAGCGCTATCCTTTGGCAACCGATGCCGCCGGGAAATTGGATGTTTTTGTCGGACGCATTCGCAAAGACCTGTACAATAACCGCGCATTGAATATGTGGATTGTGTCCGATAATCTGCTGAAGGGTGCGGCGTGGAACGCCGTGCAAATTGCCGAATATATTGCCATTCAACAGTAA
- a CDS encoding M16 family metallopeptidase, producing the protein MKKVQLDNGLRIVYEEIPTMRSVSFGIWVKTGSRNESPENNGISHLIEHMLFKGTEKYSVREIAEIFDGIGGNVNAFTAKEYTCYYAKVLDRHLPIAVDVLADMFFHSLLDGEELRKEKNVIFEEISMYEDTPDDMVHDLVTRAAYGSHSLGYSILGTEDILGELHSEDLRKYMKEYYTIENTVISVAGNINNNVIDLIDKHFGSYANLGIERSQPVPEFLGGHIFHAKTTEQNHFCLSLPGCSTDDDRLYAMVMLNNAIGGGMSSRLFQEVREKRGLAYSIYSYHSAFIDSGLFTIYAGTAPKQTEEVLKVTLDVLDEIRRNGLSDKELAQGKEQLKGSLILSLESTSSRMNRIGKNELILGKHYSLDEMIEKIDSVTMEDILEMTKRIFTEPFSFSMVGQSEEALKNFRRDQLVIQGGN; encoded by the coding sequence GTGAAGAAGGTTCAGCTTGACAACGGATTGCGAATTGTATATGAAGAAATCCCCACCATGCGTTCGGTCTCATTCGGGATTTGGGTCAAAACCGGCTCCCGCAATGAATCTCCCGAAAACAACGGGATTTCTCATTTAATTGAGCATATGCTGTTCAAAGGAACAGAAAAGTACAGTGTCCGGGAAATTGCCGAGATCTTTGACGGAATCGGCGGAAATGTCAATGCGTTTACCGCCAAGGAATATACCTGCTACTACGCTAAGGTTCTGGACCGCCATCTGCCGATCGCAGTGGATGTGCTGGCGGACATGTTCTTTCATTCGCTGCTGGATGGAGAAGAATTGCGGAAAGAAAAGAATGTGATCTTTGAAGAAATCTCCATGTACGAGGACACTCCGGACGATATGGTGCATGATTTGGTAACCCGCGCGGCGTACGGTTCTCATTCGCTTGGTTATTCCATTCTGGGCACGGAAGACATTTTGGGCGAATTGCATTCGGAAGATTTGCGAAAATATATGAAAGAGTATTATACCATAGAAAATACCGTGATTAGTGTGGCCGGCAATATCAATAACAATGTCATCGATTTGATTGACAAGCACTTCGGCTCCTATGCCAACCTCGGCATCGAGCGGTCTCAGCCGGTTCCCGAGTTTCTTGGAGGGCATATTTTTCATGCCAAGACGACGGAGCAGAACCACTTTTGCCTGTCGCTCCCGGGCTGCTCAACCGATGATGACCGGCTATACGCCATGGTGATGCTGAACAATGCGATCGGGGGGGGCATGAGCTCCCGGCTGTTTCAGGAGGTTCGGGAAAAGAGGGGGCTGGCCTATTCGATTTATTCCTATCATTCCGCTTTTATCGACAGCGGTTTATTCACAATCTATGCAGGCACCGCCCCCAAGCAAACCGAGGAAGTGCTGAAGGTCACTCTGGATGTGCTTGATGAAATCCGCCGGAACGGACTGAGCGATAAAGAACTGGCTCAGGGAAAAGAGCAGCTGAAAGGCAGCCTGATCCTCAGCCTGGAAAGCACAAGCAGCCGGATGAACCGGATTGGAAAGAATGAGCTGATTCTGGGCAAGCATTATTCGTTGGACGAAATGATCGAAAAAATCGACAGTGTCACTATGGAGGATATCCTGGAGATGACGAAGCGGATTTTTACCGAGCCGTTTTCGTTTTCCATGGTAGGTCAATCCGAAGAAGCATTAAAGAACTTTAGGAGGGATCAGCTTGTCATACAAGGTGGAAATTAA
- the pnp gene encoding polyribonucleotide nucleotidyltransferase: MEQRVEMELGGRPLILETGKLAKQANAAVTVRYGETVVLCTVTASSEPKDLDFFPLTVNYEERLYAVGKIPGGFIKREGRPSQKAILASRLTDRPIRPLFPDGFRNDVQIVSIVMSVDQDCSPEISAMIGTSAALSISDIPFNGPIGGVVVGRINGDFVINPTVEQSKESDIYLVVAGTKDAIMMVEAEANEVPEEVMLEAIMFGHNTIKSIVAVQEKLVEIAGKPKMEVKLKELDKEVERQVNDYAEARMVEAIRIPEKHARQAAIDAIHAEAMEHFTQVYAEKPELLGEVNEALHKIVKTEVRRLITHDKIRPDGRALTEIRPIECEIGLLPRTHGSGLFTRGQTQALSVCTLGALGDVQILDGLDLEESKRFMHHYNFPPFSVGEARPLRAPGRREIGHGALGERALEKVLPPESEFPYTIRLVSEVLESNGSTSQASICASTMAMMDAGVPIKAPVAGVAMGLIKDGEHVSILTDIQGMEDHLGDMDFKVAGTAQGVTAIQMDIKIDGIDRKILASALEQAREGRLFILNKMLGTIGEPKKDLSPYAPKIITMQIHPDKIREVIGPGGKIINKIIEETGVKIDIEQDGRVYITSPDVAMNEKARKSIENIVREVVVGETYLGTVKRIEKFGAFVEILPGKEGLVHISQLSTERVAKVEDVVSLGDSITVKVTEIDSQGRVNLSRKAVLASQEASKPQ; the protein is encoded by the coding sequence AAATACCCGGGGGATTTATTAAACGGGAAGGCCGCCCGAGCCAGAAAGCGATCCTCGCCAGCCGCTTGACAGACAGGCCGATTCGCCCGCTGTTTCCGGACGGGTTCCGCAACGATGTGCAAATTGTGTCCATCGTGATGAGTGTGGATCAGGATTGTTCCCCGGAAATTTCCGCAATGATCGGAACTTCTGCGGCATTGAGCATTTCCGACATTCCGTTCAACGGACCGATCGGCGGTGTGGTCGTGGGCCGGATCAATGGTGATTTTGTCATCAATCCGACAGTGGAACAAAGCAAAGAAAGCGACATTTATTTGGTCGTAGCCGGGACCAAGGATGCGATCATGATGGTGGAGGCCGAAGCGAATGAGGTTCCCGAGGAAGTGATGCTCGAAGCGATCATGTTCGGGCATAATACCATCAAGAGCATTGTAGCCGTCCAGGAAAAGCTGGTCGAGATTGCCGGCAAGCCGAAAATGGAAGTCAAGCTCAAGGAATTGGACAAGGAAGTTGAAAGACAGGTTAACGACTATGCCGAAGCGCGCATGGTGGAAGCGATTCGCATTCCGGAAAAACATGCCCGGCAAGCAGCCATCGATGCCATCCATGCAGAAGCGATGGAGCATTTTACCCAAGTGTATGCGGAAAAACCGGAATTGCTGGGTGAAGTTAACGAGGCGTTACATAAAATTGTAAAAACTGAAGTGCGTCGTTTGATCACACACGACAAAATCAGACCGGATGGACGAGCCTTAACCGAGATTCGGCCGATTGAATGTGAAATCGGGCTGCTGCCGCGAACACACGGCTCCGGACTGTTCACGCGCGGACAAACCCAAGCCCTCAGCGTTTGTACGCTCGGAGCGCTCGGCGATGTTCAGATTCTGGACGGATTGGATCTGGAAGAATCGAAACGCTTTATGCACCATTATAATTTTCCGCCTTTCAGCGTTGGGGAAGCGCGGCCGCTGCGCGCACCGGGAAGAAGGGAAATCGGTCACGGCGCTCTCGGTGAGCGAGCTTTGGAGAAGGTTCTTCCTCCGGAATCGGAATTCCCGTACACCATTCGTCTCGTCTCCGAGGTGCTGGAATCCAACGGATCGACGTCTCAAGCCAGCATCTGCGCAAGCACAATGGCGATGATGGATGCGGGCGTGCCGATTAAAGCGCCGGTTGCAGGCGTGGCGATGGGATTGATCAAAGACGGCGAGCATGTCTCCATTCTGACGGATATTCAAGGAATGGAAGATCATTTGGGCGACATGGACTTCAAAGTGGCCGGCACTGCTCAAGGCGTCACAGCGATTCAAATGGACATCAAGATCGATGGAATCGACCGGAAAATTCTGGCCAGCGCCTTGGAACAGGCCAGAGAAGGAAGATTGTTCATCCTCAACAAAATGCTTGGAACGATCGGCGAGCCCAAGAAAGATCTGTCTCCGTATGCGCCAAAAATTATCACCATGCAGATTCATCCCGACAAGATCCGCGAGGTGATCGGGCCTGGAGGTAAAATCATCAATAAGATCATTGAAGAAACCGGCGTAAAAATCGATATCGAGCAGGATGGCAGAGTGTATATCACTTCTCCCGATGTGGCCATGAATGAAAAAGCGCGGAAATCGATCGAGAATATCGTGCGTGAAGTGGTCGTCGGCGAAACCTATCTCGGTACAGTTAAAAGAATTGAGAAATTCGGGGCGTTTGTAGAAATTTTGCCCGGCAAAGAAGGTCTTGTTCACATTTCCCAACTGTCTACGGAAAGAGTCGCGAAAGTCGAGGATGTGGTTTCCTTGGGCGACAGCATTACCGTCAAAGTGACGGAAATTGATTCCCAAGGCAGAGTCAATCTTTCACGCAAAGCCGTGCTTGCCTCCCAGGAGGCTTCCAAGCCGCAATGA
- the dapG gene encoding aspartate kinase yields the protein MPILVQKFGGTSLSTAQAREHAIHHIQNALLQGYKLVVTVSAMGRKGDSFATDTLLDWIASNGNQLPAREKDMLLGCGEIISAATLCSLLNARSIPSVVLSGGQAGILTNDQFGNAHIISVQPDRILEFLQKDLVVIVAGFQGRTAQGDLTTLGRGGSDTTATALGAALKAEYVDIFTDVNGILTADPRIVEEAKPLFEVTYGEICNMAYHGAKVIHPRAVEIAMQAGIPIRVRSTFSDDEGTLVTSADNIKRQHPRILDKFVTGIAYVSDVSQIRLFSAAGQYDLHLKVFKAMAENQISVDFINVNPSGIVYTVFDTEAERAARILHEMGYEPEISSHCAKVSVIGGGMNGVPGIMARIVEALTEEDIPILQSADSNTTIWVLVAHHNMARAVRALHRKFQLHEEQVSQ from the coding sequence TTGCCGATTCTTGTGCAAAAATTCGGAGGAACCTCCCTGTCCACGGCTCAGGCCAGAGAACATGCCATACATCATATTCAAAATGCGCTTTTGCAAGGGTACAAATTGGTTGTGACTGTTTCCGCCATGGGCAGAAAAGGGGATTCCTTCGCAACAGATACCTTATTGGATTGGATTGCGTCAAACGGGAATCAGCTTCCGGCAAGGGAAAAAGACATGCTGCTCGGCTGCGGCGAAATTATTTCCGCAGCCACCCTTTGCAGCCTGCTGAATGCTCGTTCCATACCATCTGTCGTTTTAAGCGGGGGACAGGCGGGCATCCTGACGAACGATCAGTTCGGAAATGCCCATATTATTTCCGTTCAGCCCGATCGAATATTGGAGTTCCTGCAGAAGGACCTGGTGGTGATCGTTGCCGGCTTTCAAGGGAGAACCGCGCAAGGTGACCTCACGACCTTGGGCAGAGGGGGAAGCGATACGACCGCAACTGCCCTGGGAGCGGCGTTGAAAGCCGAATATGTAGACATCTTCACCGATGTCAACGGTATATTGACGGCAGACCCGCGAATTGTAGAGGAAGCAAAACCTCTGTTTGAAGTGACATACGGTGAAATATGCAACATGGCCTATCATGGAGCCAAGGTGATTCATCCCAGAGCGGTTGAAATTGCCATGCAGGCCGGGATTCCGATTCGCGTCCGCTCTACGTTCTCAGATGACGAAGGGACGCTGGTGACAAGCGCCGATAATATCAAGCGGCAGCATCCGCGAATCCTCGACAAGTTTGTAACCGGGATTGCGTATGTGTCGGATGTTTCGCAAATCCGTCTCTTTTCTGCAGCAGGACAATATGATCTGCATCTTAAAGTATTTAAGGCGATGGCTGAAAATCAAATCAGCGTTGATTTTATCAATGTGAATCCTTCGGGGATTGTGTATACGGTGTTCGACACCGAAGCCGAAAGAGCTGCACGGATTCTTCATGAAATGGGATATGAACCGGAGATTTCTTCACATTGTGCTAAGGTTTCCGTAATCGGCGGAGGCATGAACGGGGTTCCGGGCATCATGGCGAGAATCGTTGAAGCTTTAACCGAGGAAGATATTCCGATTCTTCAGTCGGCGGATTCCAATACGACGATTTGGGTTCTTGTCGCTCATCACAATATGGCCAGGGCGGTGAGAGCCCTGCACCGCAAATTTCAGCTTCATGAGGAGCAGGTAAGTCAATAA
- the dpsA gene encoding dipicolinate synthase subunit DpsA, giving the protein MLTGIQVALVGGDARQIEVIRKFSEMDATVTLIGFDNLQSSFSGVTKEEMDPKVFMNLDALVLPPVGTDDAGGVETIFSSQSIRLTEEHISSLPKHAKVYTGMAKPYLIQLCSNAQIELVELFDLDDVAIYNSIPTAEGALMMAIQNTDITIHGSECMVLGMGRTGKTLARVLKGLGAHVRVGVRRKEHFARAWEMGFDPFYIDQLALEVSNIDLIFNTIPTMIVTAQVIAQIPPRAIIIDLASKPGGTDFRFAEKRGIKSILAPGLPGIVAPKTAGRIIANTLCQLILEDTGKRRNAE; this is encoded by the coding sequence ATGCTAACAGGCATTCAGGTGGCATTGGTCGGAGGTGATGCCCGGCAAATCGAAGTGATCCGAAAATTTTCAGAAATGGACGCAACGGTCACTTTGATCGGGTTTGACAACCTGCAGAGTTCATTCAGCGGTGTCACCAAGGAGGAGATGGATCCCAAGGTGTTCATGAATCTAGACGCGCTGGTTTTACCTCCGGTCGGCACGGATGACGCGGGCGGAGTGGAAACGATCTTCTCTTCCCAGTCGATTCGGCTGACAGAGGAGCATATTTCCAGTTTGCCGAAGCATGCGAAAGTCTATACCGGAATGGCAAAGCCTTATCTCATTCAGCTTTGCTCCAACGCGCAGATCGAATTGGTGGAATTATTCGATTTGGATGACGTGGCGATTTACAATTCGATACCTACGGCTGAAGGCGCGCTGATGATGGCCATTCAGAATACCGATATTACGATACACGGTTCGGAATGCATGGTGCTTGGGATGGGCAGAACGGGGAAGACGCTGGCAAGAGTGCTGAAAGGATTGGGTGCGCATGTGCGCGTCGGAGTCCGCCGGAAGGAACATTTTGCGCGGGCGTGGGAAATGGGTTTCGATCCCTTTTATATAGATCAACTGGCCTTGGAAGTTTCCAATATCGACTTGATTTTTAACACAATTCCGACTATGATAGTCACAGCACAAGTCATTGCGCAAATTCCTCCCCGGGCGATCATTATCGACCTTGCCTCCAAGCCTGGCGGAACCGATTTCAGGTTTGCCGAAAAGCGGGGCATAAAGTCGATCTTGGCGCCCGGATTGCCCGGAATCGTGGCTCCGAAAACGGCGGGTCGGATTATTGCAAACACCCTCTGCCAGTTGATATTGGAGGATACCGGTAAACGGAGGAATGCGGAATGA
- a CDS encoding dipicolinate synthase subunit B has product MNWNGKNVGFALSGSHCTFEEVMPEIGRFVKAGAKVHPIVSHSLLTTDTRFGKAEDWQKQLKEITGNDIISSIVEAEPLGPSKLLDILVIAPCTGNTTSKLANAMTETPVLMAAKAQMRNQRPVVLAISTNDGLGLNAANIAKLLSAKHIYFVPFGQDAPEKKPNSLVAKMDLIMETCAAALEGRQLQPLIIERYKYPFTT; this is encoded by the coding sequence ATGAATTGGAATGGTAAAAATGTCGGATTTGCCTTGTCGGGATCGCACTGCACCTTTGAGGAGGTCATGCCCGAAATCGGTCGGTTCGTTAAAGCCGGGGCAAAGGTGCATCCGATTGTTTCACATTCTCTGCTGACGACCGATACCAGGTTCGGCAAAGCGGAGGATTGGCAAAAACAGTTGAAAGAAATAACGGGGAATGATATTATTTCTTCAATTGTAGAAGCGGAGCCTTTAGGGCCATCCAAACTGCTTGATATCCTGGTGATTGCTCCTTGTACGGGCAATACGACCAGCAAGCTGGCGAATGCGATGACGGAAACCCCGGTGCTGATGGCAGCGAAAGCACAGATGAGAAATCAAAGACCGGTTGTTTTGGCCATTTCCACCAACGACGGCTTGGGCTTGAATGCCGCCAATATCGCCAAGCTGCTTTCTGCCAAACATATTTACTTTGTACCTTTTGGACAGGACGCGCCGGAGAAAAAACCGAATTCTTTGGTCGCGAAAATGGATTTGATCATGGAAACCTGTGCAGCGGCCCTGGAAGGCAGACAGCTTCAACCGCTGATCATTGAAAGATACAAGTATCCGTTCACGACTTAA
- a CDS encoding polysaccharide deacetylase family protein — translation MRATKIAIFAVFFLLIYWMLGQSQPVESFIDLVKLQSVSSHKGGGQYEQVFDRMLTGRDGKSNLLQRIQKKADEFRIAPENAVIDRVWKAIPGYNGLEVDVDKTYKLAMEKKLDDPIPYVFKEIPPAINLEDLEPNPIYKGNPKKPMVAIMINVAWGNEYIPSILKTLRDENVHATFFLDGSWLSKNKSIAEQIMKEGHELSNHAYSHKNMSKLSDAAAENEILKTEKLLKQLNVQNNLFAPPSGDFNQNTVNLANRLHLKTVLWTIDTVDWKNPSPDWIIRRISSRLEPGSLILMHPTRSSSAALPAMIKEIKNRGLVLGTVSELLSTKRVPDIVTPRNF, via the coding sequence ATGCGTGCAACCAAAATTGCGATCTTCGCTGTCTTTTTTTTGTTAATCTACTGGATGCTGGGCCAGTCCCAACCTGTGGAATCCTTCATTGATTTGGTCAAGCTGCAATCGGTGAGTTCCCATAAAGGCGGCGGCCAGTATGAGCAGGTTTTTGACCGGATGCTCACGGGGAGAGACGGAAAAAGCAACCTGCTGCAGCGAATTCAAAAAAAGGCGGATGAGTTTCGGATCGCGCCGGAAAATGCCGTGATCGACCGGGTATGGAAGGCGATACCGGGCTACAACGGGCTTGAGGTGGATGTCGATAAAACGTACAAGCTGGCTATGGAGAAAAAGCTGGATGATCCGATTCCTTATGTCTTTAAAGAGATTCCTCCGGCTATCAATTTGGAGGATTTGGAGCCGAATCCGATTTACAAAGGGAATCCGAAAAAACCGATGGTCGCGATTATGATTAATGTTGCCTGGGGAAACGAATATATCCCTTCCATCCTGAAAACTCTGCGGGATGAAAATGTGCACGCCACTTTCTTTTTGGATGGAAGCTGGCTGAGCAAAAACAAAAGCATCGCGGAACAAATCATGAAAGAAGGCCATGAGCTCTCCAATCACGCCTATTCCCATAAAAACATGAGCAAGCTGAGCGATGCGGCGGCGGAAAACGAAATCTTGAAGACGGAAAAGCTGCTGAAGCAGTTGAATGTACAAAACAATTTATTTGCTCCGCCCTCTGGAGATTTCAATCAAAACACCGTGAACTTGGCTAACCGGCTTCATTTGAAAACCGTTTTATGGACAATTGACACCGTCGATTGGAAAAATCCCTCTCCCGATTGGATCATCCGCAGAATTTCCAGCCGGCTTGAGCCCGGTTCGCTGATTTTGATGCATCCGACCCGCTCTTCCAGCGCCGCGCTTCCTGCAATGATCAAAGAAATCAAAAACAGGGGGCTTGTGCTGGGAACCGTCAGTGAATTGCTTTCAACCAAGCGGGTGCCCGATATTGTGACGCCGAGAAATTTCTGA
- the dapA gene encoding 4-hydroxy-tetrahydrodipicolinate synthase, whose protein sequence is MDFGRVITAMVTPFDQNLQIDWNRTARLIDYLIEEQQNEGLVISGTTGESPTLSDEERLELFDFAVKHANGRCKIIAGTGSNNTEHSIHLTKEAEKTGVDAILQVAPYYNRPNQEGLYRHFKAIAESTSLPVMLYNIPKRTGVDIAAETTVRLSEIDNIVATKECGTLEQTSYIIENAKDGFTVYTGDDPMTLPVLAIGGHGIVSVTAHVIGREMQEMIRLFFDGHLAEAAKMHRKLMPIFTGLFISPSPGPVKFALQLHGIETGEVRLPLVMPSESERQSIQALFNLK, encoded by the coding sequence GTGGATTTTGGAAGAGTCATCACCGCGATGGTCACCCCGTTTGACCAAAATCTGCAAATCGATTGGAACCGGACGGCCAGACTGATCGATTATCTTATCGAAGAGCAGCAGAATGAAGGATTGGTTATCAGCGGCACAACCGGAGAATCTCCGACCCTAAGCGACGAGGAAAGACTCGAGCTGTTCGATTTTGCAGTCAAACATGCCAACGGCCGTTGCAAGATTATTGCCGGAACGGGAAGCAACAACACCGAGCATTCCATCCATTTGACGAAGGAAGCCGAAAAAACGGGTGTCGACGCCATTCTGCAGGTGGCGCCTTATTATAACCGCCCGAATCAGGAGGGGCTGTACCGGCATTTTAAAGCCATTGCTGAGAGCACTTCGCTTCCTGTGATGCTTTACAACATTCCGAAGCGGACCGGCGTGGATATTGCGGCCGAGACGACCGTGCGGTTGTCTGAAATTGATAATATCGTTGCGACCAAAGAATGCGGCACACTGGAGCAGACTTCCTATATCATCGAAAATGCCAAAGACGGCTTTACGGTCTACACCGGCGACGACCCGATGACGCTCCCCGTGCTTGCCATCGGCGGCCATGGAATTGTCAGTGTGACTGCCCACGTGATCGGCAGGGAAATGCAGGAGATGATCCGGCTTTTCTTTGACGGACATTTAGCGGAAGCAGCCAAAATGCACCGTAAATTGATGCCTATATTCACTGGCCTGTTTATTTCACCCAGCCCGGGACCGGTTAAATTTGCGCTTCAGCTGCACGGAATTGAAACGGGGGAAGTCAGACTGCCGTTGGTCATGCCGTCTGAAAGCGAACGCCAAAGCATTCAAGCCCTGTTCAACCTCAAGTAA